From the genome of Oceanispirochaeta sp.:
AGCTGATTCCTGCATAATACACGGCTTTTATTTCACCTCTGTCTGAGACTTCCGTTTTGGATTCACCCAGAATGACGGGAGATGAATCCTCAAAAATTCCCAGATCCGACATTAAAGTCATCAAAATACTCCCGCAGCTGCTTATCTTTCCTTCTCTTTCGAGTTCAAGAAGGGAGCTTTTCAGAGGCAGGCTGAGGTTCTCCATAAATGTCCGGGTTTCGACTTCTGTCTCCGAGGCCAGACCATAGCGGCTCATATTGGCCGACAGGATTATCAAAATCTTCTGCTTGTCAGTGAAGACTGTTTTCTTCAATAATCCGGCCGCCTTTTTCAGTTCTGACCGCTTGAGACTGCCTGCCAGGAGGGGAATGATTTCAATTTGTGGAAACAGAATCTGAATGAAGGGAAGCTGCAGTTCCAGAGCATGTTCTTCCATATGGGGTGAATCATTATAAATAAATAGATCTGACTTTTCTGCCAGGGTTCGGCAGGTTTTTCTGTCTACATCGACGAGTCCGAGGGGTGTCTCAAAATACTTTTTTTCACTCAGATAGAAGACCCGGCGGTCTTTTTCCCTGTGAACCGGTCCTAACAGTAGAATTTTATCCGGCTTGAAAAGCGATGCCGCTGCAAAGGCCGCCCCAATGGAAAGTCCTGTTTTCTCCCAGGTCCCGTGGGGGCAGAGGATCAGCTGTGCGTCTCCCGGGGGGAATCCGTGCAGGAGCTCATGGACTTTTTCCGACAGTTCCAGGGGAGTTTCAGGATAGAACAAGCCCCTCACAATGGGCTTACGGATCTCTTTTTTTAAAATATCCATCTTTCTCACACCTTTCCTTTCAGCCGATTTATTCTGGAGTCGTCCAGTTTCACAAACAGATTTTTTTCGTGGGTGGGCAGAACCAACCCTTTTTTCCCTTCCTTCGGTTTTCTCAGGTATTTCACCTGAGTGTAGTAGAGGTCGGCCGCACCCGATTCTTTAGACTTGCTGTAAAACAGGGCCAGGTTTCCCGCATCCAGAAGGACCTCCAGAGGGACCGTTTTTCCCCGGGGAAGGCGGATGAACACATAGGCCCCCGGAGAATCTCTGCTGTGCAGCCAGTAGTCGTTTCCTCTCACATATCGGCCCAGAAGTGATTCGTTTTCTTTGGCAGACCGTCCTACCAGTATGGTAAAAGTTCCCGATGTGAAACTCAATCCCGGAATACCGGGACCCGACTCTTTTTTCTGTTCCTTCACGGCGGGCAACAGGGCTTCCAGATCTTCCGGGTCGTCCAGAACCTCAAGATCTTCCAGATCCTTCTCTATCTGTGCCAGACGCATCCTCAGGTTTATGATCTCCTCTTCTCTGAGATCCCTGCCCCGGGAGGCCTTGCCAGCCTTCTTATAGTAGTCCTGCCCATTCGCAATGGCTGTTTTTGCCGGATCAAGAGGAATCATTTCGTCCGAGTCGGGGGTCCTGAATTCTGCCTGTCCCCGTTCTATCAGATGGGAATAGGACATCAGTGTATCCGCCATCCTCCTGTATTTCTCTTCATTCCTGTAATCATCCAGTTTCTTTTCCTGATTTTTCAGGCTGGCTTTGATGCTGTTTTGCCTGTATTCAAGGCTCCTGCGAAGCCTATCCTTCAAATCAGTGATTTTTTCCTCTTTTTCCCGGGTTCCATACAGTTCTTCCAGAAACTCACTGTAGCTGCCGAAGCCTTCTGGTAATAGGCGGGACTGGTAGTCTTTCCCGGGAGGCTTTCCCTCCTCTTCGGGCATAAAGAGTTCTCCCGGAATTTCTTTCCGGGCAGGCCGTCTTGAGAAGGCATCCAGGATCTTATCCTCATGATTGCAGAGGATCAGATTGGATGCTCCCCCCCAGAGTCTTATGTACAGTTTATCTTCCCGCTCTCCTTTCTTCAGATCAACCCTGATTATTCTGTCCGCACCCAGCTGCCGGGCTCCGGTCACACGGGCTCCCTTGATTCTGGATCTCATATAAGACGTGAATCGGGGAGGTTTGGAGAGAGAGGGGGGGCGGCCTTGTATCTCGTGGAGTCTGAGGCCTTTTCTGTCCAGACAGACGAGGATATTAAAACTTTTTCCCGGGCGGTGAAACTCTAGAATCAGCTGGGTGTAGCTGCACTGGCGGATATTCTGAAGGAAGGCTCCCTCCAGGGGCAGTTCTTCCAGGACCCGATTAATTTCAAGCCAGTTTAAGCTCATTCGATTGACTCAGCTGTCATCTCATTCGTAAGAGGTCTAATGGCTTCCAGGAAAGTGCTTTCTCCTGCGGATGAGAAAAAAACAAGAAGGACTTTTTCCGGAAACTTCAGGGTGGGAAGGGTGCTCTTCAGTGTTTCATAGACAGTCTGGGCCGCCAGTGATGGAGGATATGCGTACACTCCCGTAGAGATGGCCGGAAAGGCCAATATTTTAAACTGTCCGAGATCTGCCAGGGCGAGACAGTTCCTGTAGCACGAGGCAAGCACCCCGGGTTCTCCCGCGGTTCCTCCCGTCCAGACGGGTCCTACCGTATGGATTATCCCCCGGAGTTTCAGATCTCCCGGTTCTGTCAGAACCGCTTCGCCCGGAGGCAGTCCATGGGGGTACTCTTCATTCCTGACCCTGCGGCAGGCCCTCAGGAGAGCCGGACCGGCAGCCCTGTGAATGGCGCCATCCACACCGCCGCCTCCCAGAAGGCTGGAGTTGGCCGCATTGACGAGCACATCGCAGGGTATCCGGGTGATATCGCCGCAGATTGTTTCGATGCGTCCCTGTAATAATTTCATAGAAAGACTCCTGTCAGAAAAGCAGCTGCTATAAACAATCCGTTCAGGAGTGGGAGCAGCAGAGGCCTCTTTCTCCTGATACTTCTACGGGATAGAATAAACATCATCACAATAGGAAAACACCCGAAAAGAGTGTGAATGACAGGTGATTTTGCCAGTCCCGGCAAGCCGCTGATGATGGTGACCGGCAGTAAAATCTGGGACAGACCCATCAGCCATCGGTCAAAGTTCAGGGGCGGTCTGTTCTTTCTAATGAGTGTCCACGACCGGATGAGGAACAAAGAGTGAGTAAGGAGGAGCAGAATTCCTGCAATTCTATGGAATATTATGGTCATTTCAGGGTTAAATGTACATTTTTCGGATAAAAAATTCCATATCAGATAAATTTAATAAACTTAATAAAAGCTTCAATTTACAAACGGTTAGTATCTGTTTATTATAGTATTATGGTTAAACGATACATACTCATTGTTTCAATTTTAGCTTTAGTCGCTGTATCCCCTCTTTTTGCACAGGATGATTACAGGTCGCGCATCGCCGTTGTTCCCATGGAGAATGGTACGGGTCTTGAACAGTACAACCCCCTTTGCAGTACAATTACCGATACGGTCTCCCTGGTTCTGGAATTTCTGAAAGATTACAGAGTCCTTGATGAACAGGATGTCAATCTGGGCCGCCTGGAAAAATTGGACCTTGATAATCAGGAGCAGATCACTCAGATTGCCAATGAAGAAGGGATTGATGAGATCATATATGGCCGGATGGTCCAGGTGGACGGTGTTTTTCAGTTTACCATCTCCCTCTACAATGTGAACAAGGGCCGGATATCAAACACCCAGAGTGCAGAAGCCTTTTCCGTCCTGGAAGTCTTTGATGCGGGTGATGAACTGACTGAAGGACTCATTAGTCAGCTCTCGGATGTTAAGATCGCTTTTGGATCTATCAGGCTGGATCAGAAGGGCGGACAGGGAAACTACACAGTTAATCTGGACAGCTTTCCCCTGAGAAATCCGGAAAAGACCTTTAGAAAGGTTCTGAACGGACAATATGAGGTTTCCATTTCCCAGGAACGTCTTACAGGGCGTGAAGTGGTTTTTAAGGAGCTAATAGACGTCTTTGAAGAGAAAGAGACGGTGGTTGAGTTCGTGATTCCACCGGGAACACCCGAGGAATTTGTATGGATGGAAGAGGAGGGAGCGGCGCTTCTTGCTCTGGGTCAGAAAGAAGAGACCTTTGACCGGTTTATGGAAGAACTGACTCTCTTTCAGAATAAGACCCTGGCCCTTGAATATGACAGCCAACTGGAAGGACTCCGGCAGAACTACCTTGATCAGGCGGGAGAACTGGCGACCATTACTCTTCAGACGCGGATGGAAGAGGCGGACAAGACCTTTTACAGTAAGCGTGCCAAATTTGATGAAACCCTTCAGCAGTATGAAACGATTTCATCACTGGTGAAGACTGAATATGAGATTAAAACATTCAGCAGCTCCGAGGATCTTATCATCTCGGAACCCCAGAAAATCCAAATCGGGTCCAATGGATTGATCTATTTTGATGCCTTTGACAGTGAAAACCAATGTTTTCTATACGGCTGGAACCAGAAGGACGATTCTATCCTTTTCAGATCACTGAAAGGCAAGGAAGGCGAAGTCTACAAGGGAGATTTTACGACTTCCGGATGGCGCCTGTATCTCTGGGAACCCGGCTCCTCTCAAATTGAGGTTCTGGACAATGAATTGCAGACCCTCAGTACTCTTCCTGTTCCGGATCTGCCGGGAGGCATGACAGGTCTCAAGATTGCCCTGTCTCAAAATGGATTAGTCTATCTTGTTTCATCTTCCCAGATCCGTGTCATCGATACGACACGTGTATATGACGAAGCGGGAGAACTGATGCTTCCCGACCGCTACTATACCATCGAGGAAAAGCTGGGGGATGTGCTGACCAGTGAATCAACTTCCCCTGCGGATCTTTTCTTTGATCAGGCCAGGCACCTGAATGTCTTTTATCCGGAAACGGGCAGTCTGTATGTCTGTGATGAAAAAGGGAATCTTCTGAGAAAGATAAGCATTCCTGAATCCAGACCGGAATCCCGTGTCGCCATTGACAGTACAGGTTTTATCTATATCACTCTCTATGACCAGAACAGCATAGCCAAGTACACCCCCCTGGGAGAAAAGGTCACCAGCTACGGCCAATACGGCACTGATCCGGGACAGTTTTCACTACCCGTCGGAATCGCTTTGGACAAGGAGGGAATCCTCTATGTGGCCGACTCCTACAATGCCCGTGTTCAAAGCATGAATCCCCAGACTCCTCCTGTCATCTATCCGGAGATTGCCCGATACGGTGAAGATCTTGACCGGAGGATCGACAGAACCCAGGTCGCTGTCCGCAAAGACCGTGCCGCCCGGGGTGAGGTCAACTGGAAAACTCATACGGGCAATATCGTGACAACCTCATCCCTTCTAGGCTCAACTTTCGGGCTCCTGCTTCTGCAGGATTACTTCGGGAACAATGCTGCCAATGCCTATTATGATTACCAGACCAGTACAGATCCCGGTGAAATTGAAGACGCACGGGGAAAATCCGAGAGGAATACAATCTTTCAGGGCATTGCTGAAATGTCCTCTTATGCCACCATGGGTTTCGCAGCCGGATATGCCACGGAAACCCTTTTGAAAATCGAACTGGACAGCACTCTGACCCGCTACAATACAAGGCAGATTCAGAACCTGGATATGAATGACCTCTATGAAACAGATCCCAGCAAGTACCGCAGCATCCGGGCTACTTCGCGCATTGGTGTGTGGACCGGTATCGTTCCCCCTGTTCTGGGGATGATCGGTATGGCTGCATCGGCGGGAATGGCCAATGAGCAATCAATAGATTTGCTGAACTATTCTGTGGCGGGTGGAATCCTGATTCCGCCGATATTCTCCCATCTTCATGGAGGCCGTTTCAGCATGGGCCTTCTGATAGCCGGATTGTCTGCGGATGTCCTGGCTCTCTGGGGAATTGTTGAATCAGACGTCATCTCCTCGGGAGACTTTGAACCCTGGGGTGCCGACCGCTACAGCATCGGGAGTCCCGATACGGTGAGCCTGTCCCGATCTTTCGAGCGCATGGGAGAGCTGAAGGGGTTCTACCTCCTCAGTGCCGCCTTCGGCATTCGCCTGGCTGCCGGGATGTTTGATACCCGCTACGGATGGACCTATACCAATAACTATAACCGTTACAAAGCTGTCAGGCCAAAAGAAACGGAAACAACTGCCTCGGCTGATTTTAATGTAAGACCCTACCTGGATGACCGCGGCGGGATGGGACTGGCACTGAATATTTCATTTTGATCTTAACTGAATTATTCTTCTTCCAGTTCCCAGCCGATCATCTGGTAGAGTTCCCAGGCTTTGAAACGCTTTTCACTGACGACTTGAGCAACAGCTTTTTTTCGGATTGTATTGGATGTTGAAAAGCTCTTGTATGTGGAAAAGCTGTACCATCCGTTTCGGGGGCTCAATTTAATGATGACCGGACTTATAAATACAGTTGACGGTTCTATCAGGAAGGGTGCTGCATTAAAGTATTCTTCACGAATCTGACTTTCACCTCTTCCTTTTTTATAGCTAATTGAAAGGATAGCTTTTGGATCAAAGGCGTACCTCCCCGGTTCCAGAGGGATACTGGTGTAATCATGGCGGGGACTGAAGACAAGTGATTTTTGCTTGCCTGTTTCCTGATTCACAATTTTAATGGTGACACTGTTTGTTGTATGACCATTTCCGTTTCGGTCCATACCAAGGTCCCTTGTTACTTCTCCAGTTATCACAAAGAGAGATTCTGTAGGACTTCCCGGCAAAGGCAGTGAGGAACAGGCGCCGAAGAGCAGTATGATCAGTATTGTGGAGGAGATAATGGTCAGTTTGACTTTCATAGCATCCTTCTTAAAAAACGGGGGTTTATTTAATTCTGTCCTGTCAAAGGGCTTTTGTCAATTCAGAGAGAGCTTAAAAGGATTAAACCAGGGGCCGTTTTATCTTAAAGGTCGTATTTTGCCCGGCGGTACTGCTAAAGGTTAGCACTCCCTTATTGGCTTCCACTATATGCTGACAGATGAAGAGCCCCAATCCTGCATTTTCTTTACGGCTCTGACCAGGTACTCCTTCAAGGAATTTTCCATGGCAATTTCTTCCAACTTAAGAAGGGACACCCCCCAGATCAGGCATCCTGACATCCATAGGAATCAGATCAGGGTTCCATCCTGAAAGAAGGTTCATGACCTTCTGTGGATCTGTTGTGAATGTGACCCTTTAATTCTGAGAACTGAATATCTCAGAAAAGGAGAGGCACATCTCTTCTTCATCGTCTACAATAAGCACATGGGATGTCATAAAAGTATAATACGGGGCTGTCCTGTTTCAGCAAGTTTATATTCGGGCCTGATGAACGTCCTTTTTCTGCACGCCGGGGAGTATATTTAAAATCAGTTATAAGATAAAACAAATTTTAACTGTTTATTCACAAGGAAGATAAGGAAAAGTTTGTGTCTTTGACATGGGAATTGCGTTAAAATAAAGAGAAAATTATCTAAAGGAGTTACAATGAAAAAAGCGGCTATTATTCTGCTTTCTCTCGTGATGCTCGCTTCTATGAGCATGGGACTATTCGCCAACGGTCAATCTAATGGTGGAAAAAAGAAACTGAAAGTCGGTCTTTCTTTCTCTGACTTTGACACAGAAAGATGGTCTACAGAAGCTGATGCCATGGAAAAACTTTTCACCGAAGCCGGTGCGGAAGTTGTTATCCAGGTTGCCAACCATGATGCAAGACTGCAGAACGACCAAATTGCCAATATGATCACAGGTGGTGTTGATGTTCTTCTAATTGTTGCAGAAGACGGTGCTGCCGCGGCTACTGCCGTTGATGATGCCGCTGCGGAAGGCGTAAAAGTTATTGCTTATGACCGCCTGATCAAGTCTGCCAACCTGTCAGCCTATATTTCTTTTGATAACGTAGCTGTTGGTGAAGCCCAGGCTAAAGGGATTATATCCAGAGTTTCTAAGGGTCGCTATGTAATGCTCGGTGGATCTCCCACTGACAACAACGCTGTTCTCTTCAGAAAAGGACAGATGAATATTGTTCAGCCTCTTGTAGACAAGGGTGATATTACTATCGTTGCTGACCAGTGGGTTGAAAACTGGGATAATGCTATTGCTACAACAAAGATGGAAAATATCCTGACAGCTATAGATAATGGTGTTGATGCTGTTGTTGCTTCCAATGACGGTACCGCTCTGGGAGCTCTTCAGGCTATGAAAGCTCAGGGTCTGGCTGGTAAAGTTCCTATCTCAGGACAGGATGCAACTACTGCCGGATGTAAATCTATTGTTGAAGGTGATCTTTCAATGACAGTCTTCAAGGACCTTAGAAAACTGATGCCCCTGGCTGTTGAAACAACTCTGGCTCTTGGTCGTGGAGAAGCTATCACAGGTATGACCTCTTACACACTGAAAGAACTCACCGGTGATAACCTTACCGGCGAAGTTCCCTGCAAGTTCCTGAAAGTTATCTCTGTAGATGCTAAAAATGTTTACGAAGAAGTTATCAAAAGCGGATTCCAGAAATATGATGAAGTTTACAAAGATATTCCTGAAGACAAGAGACCTCCCCGGGTTTAATTCAGGGGCTCTTCCTCATCATTGCAGTTTACTTTGAAATTGCTTCCAAGAAGAAGACATCTTAACTATAATAGGGTTATGAAAGAAACGAACCCTGAGTTACAGAAAAAACTGAAAGATTCCCTCGGGATCGATGCGGCGGCCTGGTCTCTGGGCCGCCTCTTTTCTTTCCCTGGAAAACTCTCGAGCCCTGCCTGGGGCCTCTTCGCAATGGATGCCTCGGGGGACCTGCATTTTATACGCTTTCATCAGCAAAACTGGTATTC
Proteins encoded in this window:
- a CDS encoding NFACT family protein, giving the protein MSLNWLEINRVLEELPLEGAFLQNIRQCSYTQLILEFHRPGKSFNILVCLDRKGLRLHEIQGRPPSLSKPPRFTSYMRSRIKGARVTGARQLGADRIIRVDLKKGEREDKLYIRLWGGASNLILCNHEDKILDAFSRRPARKEIPGELFMPEEEGKPPGKDYQSRLLPEGFGSYSEFLEELYGTREKEEKITDLKDRLRRSLEYRQNSIKASLKNQEKKLDDYRNEEKYRRMADTLMSYSHLIERGQAEFRTPDSDEMIPLDPAKTAIANGQDYYKKAGKASRGRDLREEEIINLRMRLAQIEKDLEDLEVLDDPEDLEALLPAVKEQKKESGPGIPGLSFTSGTFTILVGRSAKENESLLGRYVRGNDYWLHSRDSPGAYVFIRLPRGKTVPLEVLLDAGNLALFYSKSKESGAADLYYTQVKYLRKPKEGKKGLVLPTHEKNLFVKLDDSRINRLKGKV
- a CDS encoding macro domain-containing protein, with the translated sequence MKLLQGRIETICGDITRIPCDVLVNAANSSLLGGGGVDGAIHRAAGPALLRACRRVRNEEYPHGLPPGEAVLTEPGDLKLRGIIHTVGPVWTGGTAGEPGVLASCYRNCLALADLGQFKILAFPAISTGVYAYPPSLAAQTVYETLKSTLPTLKFPEKVLLVFFSSAGESTFLEAIRPLTNEMTAESIE
- the amrB gene encoding AmmeMemoRadiSam system protein B; its protein translation is MDILKKEIRKPIVRGLFYPETPLELSEKVHELLHGFPPGDAQLILCPHGTWEKTGLSIGAAFAAASLFKPDKILLLGPVHREKDRRVFYLSEKKYFETPLGLVDVDRKTCRTLAEKSDLFIYNDSPHMEEHALELQLPFIQILFPQIEIIPLLAGSLKRSELKKAAGLLKKTVFTDKQKILIILSANMSRYGLASETEVETRTFMENLSLPLKSSLLELEREGKISSCGSILMTLMSDLGIFEDSSPVILGESKTEVSDRGEIKAVYYAGISWS
- a CDS encoding substrate-binding domain-containing protein produces the protein MKKAAIILLSLVMLASMSMGLFANGQSNGGKKKLKVGLSFSDFDTERWSTEADAMEKLFTEAGAEVVIQVANHDARLQNDQIANMITGGVDVLLIVAEDGAAAATAVDDAAAEGVKVIAYDRLIKSANLSAYISFDNVAVGEAQAKGIISRVSKGRYVMLGGSPTDNNAVLFRKGQMNIVQPLVDKGDITIVADQWVENWDNAIATTKMENILTAIDNGVDAVVASNDGTALGALQAMKAQGLAGKVPISGQDATTAGCKSIVEGDLSMTVFKDLRKLMPLAVETTLALGRGEAITGMTSYTLKELTGDNLTGEVPCKFLKVISVDAKNVYEEVIKSGFQKYDEVYKDIPEDKRPPRV